From the genome of Xiphophorus hellerii strain 12219 chromosome 11, Xiphophorus_hellerii-4.1, whole genome shotgun sequence, one region includes:
- the LOC116728356 gene encoding protein LIAT1, giving the protein MADEGKCNKLLQPRVSDLRKNKKRNNASPTDSKLKENPGSLSPISQLPPQDPGQTQLSKFRATGTKPKDNFSRGAGKAKERQKDAKSHLPASHTISNNKVPAHLMKAAVQALDSLRWEGALPDPQEEEKRLERYRAKRRQRYITHREALLKEAQYAMRKTEMKTK; this is encoded by the exons ATGGCAGATGAGGGTAAATGTAACAAACTGCTGCAACCAAGGGTCTCTGAtctcaggaagaacaaaaagagaaataacgCTTCTCCAACCGATTCAAAACTAAAAG AGAATCCTGGGAGTTTATCTCCAATATCCCAGCTGCCTCCTCAAGATCCAGGTCAAACTCAGCTTTCCAAGTTCAGGGCTACGGGTACGAAACCCAAGGATAATTTCTCTCGGGGTGCCGGGAAGGCAAAAGAACGACAAAAGGATGCAAAGAGCCACCTGCCAGCCTCTCATACAATCAGCAACAACAAAGTTCCTGCACATCTAATGAAGGCTGCCGTCCAGGCCCTGGACAGCCTGAGGTGGGAAGGAGCGCTGCCGGACCCgcaggaggaagagaaaagacTAGAGCGCTACAGAGCCAAGAGGCGACAGCGGTACATCACACACAGAGAGGCTCTGCTGAAAGAAGCCCAGTATGCcatgagaaaaacagaaatgaagacCAAATGA